The Bos indicus isolate NIAB-ARS_2022 breed Sahiwal x Tharparkar chromosome X, NIAB-ARS_B.indTharparkar_mat_pri_1.0, whole genome shotgun sequence genome has a window encoding:
- the SLC25A6 gene encoding ADP/ATP translocase 3, protein MTEQAISFAKDFLAGGIAAAISKTAVAPIERVKLLLQVQHASKQIAADKQYKGIVDCIVRIPKEQGVLSFWRGNLANVIRYFPTQALNFAFKDKYKQIFLGGVDKRTQFWRYFAGNLASGGAAGATSLCFVYPLDFARTRLAADVGKSGSEREFRGLGDCLVKITKSDGIRGLYQGFNVSVQGIIIYRAAYFGIYDTAKGMLPDPKNTHIVVSWMIAQTVTAVAGVVSYPFDTVRRRMMMQSGRKGADIMYKGTVDCWRKILKDEGGKAFFKGAWSNVLRGMGGAFVLVLYDELKKVI, encoded by the exons ATGACGGAACAGGCCATCTCCTTCGCCAAGGATTTCCTGGCCGGGGGCATCGCCGCCGCCATCTCCAAGACTGCCGTTGCCCCGATCGAGCGCGTCAAGCTGCTGCTGCAG GTGCAGCACGCGAGCAAGCAGATCGCGGCCGACAAGCAGTACAAGGGCATCGTGGACTGCATCGTGCGTATCCCCAAGGAGCAGGGCGTGCTGTCCTTCTGGCGGGGCAACCTGGCCAACGTCATCCGCTATTTCCCCACGCAAGCGCTCAACTTCGCTTTCAAAGACAAGTACAAGCAGATCTTCCTGGGGGGCGTGGACAAGCGCACGCAGTTCTGGAGGTACTTTGCGGGCAACCTGGCCTCCGGCGGGGCGGCCGGGGCCACTTCCCTGTGCTTCGTCTACCCGCTGGATTTCGCCCGAACCCGCCTGGCGGCCGACGTGGGCAAGTCGGGCAGTGAGCGCGAGTTCAGGGGCCTGGGAGACTGTCTGGTGAAGATCACCAAGTCCGACGGCATCCGCGGGCTGTACCAGGGCTTCAACGTGTCGGTGCAGGGCATCATCATCTACCGCGCCGCCTACTTCGGCATCTACGACACCGCCAAGG gcATGCTCCCCGACCCCAAGAACACGCACATCGTGGTGAGCTGGATGATCGCGCAGACCGTGACGGCCGTGGCGGGCGTGGTCTCCTACCCCTTCGACACCGTGCGGCGGCGCATGATGATGCAGTCGGGGCGCAAAGGAG CCGACATCATGTACAAGGGCACCGTGGACTGCTGGCGGAAGATCCTCAAGGACGAGGGCGGCAAGGCTTTCTTCAAGGGCGCCTGGTCCAACGTTCTGCGCGGCATGGGCGGCGCCTTCGTGCTGGTCCTCTACGACGAGCTCAAGAAGGTCATCTAG
- the IL3RA gene encoding interleukin-3 receptor subunit alpha isoform X1: MALPWLAVLLTLICCSMTTDHAISDPDPPIKNLRIDPERKRLVWDQHGNVSEIGCYVNSKILRKAIEKPYCSLGDLSCEVKNYTVKVIKGQPFSAWIQYPKQGNPLAAADNLTCRVHDVDQLSCSWAVGEEAPANVQYHFYLKHPLKTWPCPKYMQNQQGVNVQCHFDSLSLQPERQTPFRFLVNGTSGGSKIPCRQMTHRLEEIEILAAPNITKKWCNENYSFMEWEVRSLFTEDIKYELEIQKGTDLAYKEETELKVLGLRNPGPYTVKIKAMDSLFFERRPAGQWSAPQHLDCGRKDASFPIWLVYLLAPLGALLLVGLVFLCRRWPLMQKLFPRVPHVKDPVGDSFQNERMMAWDPEQQSQEECPVVRVQVLGET, translated from the exons CCATCTCTGATCCAGACCCACCGATTAAGAACTTAAGGATagatccagaaagaaaaagattggtCTGGGACCAGCACGGAAATGTTTCTGAAATTGGGTGTTACGTCAATTCgaaaattttaagaaag GCAATAGAGAAGCCCTATTGCAGTCTTGGCGACTTGTCATGCGAAGTGAAAAACTATACTGTGAAGGTGATAAAAGGTCAACCGTTTTCTGCTTGGATTCAGTATCCAAAGCAAG GCAACCCCCTGGCGGCCGCGGACAACCTGACCTGCCGGGTGCACGACGTGGATCAGCTCAGCTGCAGCTGGGCGGTGGGCGAGGAGGCCCCGGCGAACGTTCAATACCATTTCTATCTGAAGCACCCCTT GAAGACGTGGCCATGTCCCAAGTACATGCAGAACCAGCAGGGCGTCAACGTCCAGTGCCATTTTGACAGCCTCTCCCTTCAACCTGAACGCCAAACTCCGTTCCGTTTCCTGGTGAATGGTACCAGCGGTGGCTCCAAAATCCCCTGCCGCCAAATGACCCATAGATTGGAAGAAATTG AAATATTAGCTGCCCCGAACATCACAAAAAAGTGGTGTAACGAAAACTACTCATTCATGGAATGGGAAGTAAGGAGTCTCTTTACTGAAGACATCAAGTATGAACTTGAGATACAGAAG GGCACGGACCTTGCCTACAAAGAGGAG ACAGAGCTCAAGGTTTTGGGGCTGAGGAATCCGGGACCCTACACAGTGAAGATCAAGGCCATGGACTCCCTGTTCTTCGAGAGGAGACCGGCAGGCCAGTGGAGCGCCCCGCAGCACCTCG ACTGCGGCCGCAAGGACGCGTCCTTCCCGATCTGGCTGGTATACCTGCTGGCCCCGCTCGGGGCGCTGCTCCTGGTGGGGCTCGTCTTCCTGTGTCGCAG GTGGCCGTTGATGCAGAAGCTCTTCCCGCGTGTCCCTCACGTGAAAGACCCCGTCGGCGACAGCTTTCAGAACGAGAGGATG ATGGCCTGGGACCCCgagcagcagagccaggaggaGTGCCCGGTGGTCCGCGTGCAGGTGTTGGGGGAAACGTGA
- the IL3RA gene encoding interleukin-3 receptor subunit alpha isoform X2: MALPWLAVLLTLICCSMTTDHAISDPDPPIKNLRIDPERKRLVWDQHGNVSEIGCYVNSKILRKAIEKPYCSLGDLSCEVKNYTVKVIKGQPFSAWIQYPKQGNPLAAADNLTCRVHDVDQLSCSWAVGEEAPANVQYHFYLKHPLKTWPCPKYMQNQQGVNVQCHFDSLSLQPERQTPFRFLVNGTSGGSKIPCRQMTHRLEEIEILAAPNITKKWCNENYSFMEWEVRSLFTEDIKYELEIQKGTDLAYKEETELKVLGLRNPGPYTVKIKAMDSLFFERRPAGQWSAPQHLASGASWRPSLGWWPPPFHPW, encoded by the exons CCATCTCTGATCCAGACCCACCGATTAAGAACTTAAGGATagatccagaaagaaaaagattggtCTGGGACCAGCACGGAAATGTTTCTGAAATTGGGTGTTACGTCAATTCgaaaattttaagaaag GCAATAGAGAAGCCCTATTGCAGTCTTGGCGACTTGTCATGCGAAGTGAAAAACTATACTGTGAAGGTGATAAAAGGTCAACCGTTTTCTGCTTGGATTCAGTATCCAAAGCAAG GCAACCCCCTGGCGGCCGCGGACAACCTGACCTGCCGGGTGCACGACGTGGATCAGCTCAGCTGCAGCTGGGCGGTGGGCGAGGAGGCCCCGGCGAACGTTCAATACCATTTCTATCTGAAGCACCCCTT GAAGACGTGGCCATGTCCCAAGTACATGCAGAACCAGCAGGGCGTCAACGTCCAGTGCCATTTTGACAGCCTCTCCCTTCAACCTGAACGCCAAACTCCGTTCCGTTTCCTGGTGAATGGTACCAGCGGTGGCTCCAAAATCCCCTGCCGCCAAATGACCCATAGATTGGAAGAAATTG AAATATTAGCTGCCCCGAACATCACAAAAAAGTGGTGTAACGAAAACTACTCATTCATGGAATGGGAAGTAAGGAGTCTCTTTACTGAAGACATCAAGTATGAACTTGAGATACAGAAG GGCACGGACCTTGCCTACAAAGAGGAG ACAGAGCTCAAGGTTTTGGGGCTGAGGAATCCGGGACCCTACACAGTGAAGATCAAGGCCATGGACTCCCTGTTCTTCGAGAGGAGACCGGCAGGCCAGTGGAGCGCCCCGCAGCACCTCG cttctggggccTCCTGGCGtccatccctgggctggtggCCGCCTCCCTTCCATCCTTGGTAG